The region CCAGCTAAATATCACTTCCCACTATGTGAAGTAATTAGGTCAACCGCCAATCAACCTCCGTACACACTTAAAAAGAGCCACAAATTTGAAGACGACAGCTTCATGAAGCTAGAACTCAAACCACTTTTGTATTCCTGTACAcgcacattttttccccccccaacaacacttaaaaacaaaaaacaaaaaaaaaacgcttcacAAGAATGAACCTTATAGTGATTTCTAGCTTGTATACTCACTAGTACTAGAGCCAGTTTTGAGTTGCCAatcagtctgtctgtcacagaGAAAGTGGCAAAacgaggcagggagagaggtagaaTTATAGCCGCAAGACAGAGGAGTCAGGGGTGACAGGCgcagatgagaaaaaagttccTCTCCCTGCTTCCGAGCTAATCTCTATGAAACAGTGCACCCCTTCCACCTCTATCTCTTTTGCCTTCCTAACTGAACCAAGgccccacacactgacacacatggcatgtgtgacacacacacacacagaaagtgtGCACGCTTGCAAGAACACCCATACACCAGGACCTTAGTTTAACATCCAAAAGATAGTCACACTGTCTCCATCATTACCAGCAGCCAATTGGTCTATACAACAGGTTTCCCCACTGTCCAAGACACACCATGCGTAGCTTCCACCATCAGGCAGGCGTAGTGTATGTATAGGGTAATATGTCTGCTAATGTAACTGCAGATGAAAAACCAGGTAGGAACTTGTGGATGAGTGTACAGATATGTGGGTCATTTTGCATTGTGTGAGAATGACAGTGGCCAGTGTGGTATTTTCATCATAATTTCCAGTGAGGTAACTACACCAATGGGTTTAGACACCGTCATATCCAAGTAAGAGTGTGATCAAAGCTTAGAAGCTGTCAtccattttaaacaatttaattaaGTAACATAATGTGCCTAAGCATGATGCAAAAACAGATgtgatttcacatttctgaGAGTTTATTAACTGGAATACAGACTtggaattaaatacatttgacGGCATTTGGAGATTTGTCCCTTACAAAAAATACTTGCATTTAAAACATGGCCTACACCGCAGGGGTCTGTGTTTCAATTGTAACACAGAAAGCAACATCCCTGTTTAGCATCAGAAACTCTTCACTTTCAATGAACCTTGTATAGGAAGTGGTGAGTCTGGCTTaccacaggaacacaaaaaggcaaaacaggattcaaatgaaatgttcagTTTAAAGGTAACCTTGAAATTAAGTCATGAGCCACTGTTGTTCCAGCAAAAGGTCAGGTTCACTTgatgttctttttaatttttttaatttattaataactTTTCTTAACTGCACAAAACCACACCTTAAAGAATTCTAATTTAAAACTGGAAGCTGCCTTTtggacaaatgtttttgttggcCAGGTGCAACAGTTCACATTCTAGAAGGTGttatgatttttattctttcatgTTTACCAAATCTCATTCATATTGACTTaaaaagatgacattttaagtacaatccatttatatgactggctggatatttactgatgcTATTCAGTTTTAGTACCTTGTTGAAGGGCACAAGTGGCATTGTCCACCTGGAAATCAAACCTCTGAGTTAAAAGTCTGGGTCCCTAATCATTGTACTATACTATAGGCCACTGATACTCCACATTACAACTGATTATAACAGGATCACTAATATGGAGATCCTAGCTGGATTAGAGCGCGTAGGAAAAGTTCGTACATGTTTGGTAGTGATTAAGAGATCaggaaatgaaatttaaaaagaacataaatGAAAACCCTTACCCCAGCGTGTTTTTTAACCGTAAAACGCTTTGAAACGAGATGAAAGGTGTTATATAATGCAAACTGTTATCTTTGCTTTTCAGAATAACTATTTAAAGTTATAACTAACAGCACCACATATTAAAATACTCAACTTCTGCTTATTAAATGCAGGCATATCACAACGATAACTAAAAACGGCTATGACTGTTGGTCACTTTCAGAAGTTGTTTGTTTATCAATGAATGATTTACAAGGGTATTCTCCGCAGTACGTCGCTCCGTCtactaagtgattgtaatgtaatgtattgccTCTTAAAgctacattatgtcagaaaaaaTCATGAATATGATGAAGAACAAACGTCCCATAATCACACCAGACACGTGTCAAAAACTCCAACACGCGTGGAAGAAGTAACAAGTCAGACCGCAGAAAGAAACTCCAACATGCGTGGAAGAAGTAACAAGTCAGACCGCAGAAAGGTCAACGCTGAATGCGATACAAGCGCGCCAGTACTGAGGCAATCATTGGCAGCAAGGCCAGGGTAGTATTAGCTCTTTCGCTGAAGTAGCCTAGGCTGTGTCGGTATGTCGGTACATCAGCTCATACAGGACGCAGATGTAAAGTTAGTTTGCTAATGTGAGATACAGGGGGAAAGTTCAATTTAAATTAGTTAGAAAGTAGCCCAAGAATACCATGAAACAACATTCACAGATCGACGCTGTAGTTACAGTTGAGTCGATAAATTGAGTATTGTTTCTAGCAAATGATGGCTAGCAGGCTATTATTTAATCACCAGTCAATCGTTCCTCACCCACCAAGTCAGCACGTCACGTTTCACACAGTTAAATAAGATAGCGATATAACCTCTGCCAGGATTAGCTACCTGGCTAGGTAACCAGCATAAGAAATAAGATACCGGTGCCTTACGAAAagcaactagctagctagctaacttagatCGCCACCAGACGGTGCCGTATTCTCATTTGGTGACGTTAGGAATACAGGTAACTTGTAAAATCAACTGATAGCTAGTAGCTAAAGCTAACTGCTATTGTGCAAGATCAGAAACGGGTAACGACATACAATAAAACAcccacattaaaatataaatgatgtCTTACCTAACTAATTATGTATCCTGCAATTGAATGCACGATCATTTACTTTATGGTGTAATTTAGTTATAGTAACATAAGTAAAAAGTCAAGACATTAGGACACGATTGGTTGATATTCATGTCTATACATAATGCCGTACATTCTGTTCTTAAAATACTCCCACTTTCTAATTATTGGCTAAACAGACTTATTTCATGCTGTTATTGGTGTGGTTGTTTTCCGTCACAAGAACGACACGGGGAGAAAAACCTGGCGAACGGATTTTTTAGTTTTCAAGTGGCTTCAAAGATGAATACTGCCCACTATTGTCACGGAGGAAATTATGCAAGGGACAATACCAGCGCTGCAGTCCGCCACCCTGCACGTTAATTCTTTCAGGTGTGATAAAACCACGGAGGAAAGCAGTTGTATGTGAGTTTAGCCAGCTTTTTTGCGCTTTGCATTCATATTTCGCAACAATAATATTTCATCCTAAATGTTTACTGTAAGTTTAGAATGCCAAAGTTTTTACTTTACGTTCACAATTGAAATTCAAGTAAAACACAATCCTTTGCAGTTTGGAGTTCAAGTTCACCAACTTAATACTCTAACAAAAAAGGATAAATATAATGTTCTAAAATTTAGTCTTTTCCACCGTATTCGTTCAGTTTGCTTCAGATTAGTCATTTGAAGTTTCCTAGGTAAGAGCCAGTATTCATTCTCCTTTCCAGGAGTGTTCCTCACCATTGTCTGGTTTGGCTGAGGCATGTTATTGTAGCAATTTGATGGAGATCCTTTAGGAAGTATTGCAGTTAATAATTGACagaaaaatagctttttatACATATGGGCTATTCAcacaaataggctactcaaaTCTTGAGTGGAatgtataaaacaaaactgacagGGTGTTATGTGGTGCTGGTTTGTGAAAAAATTCCAGGCTactttttgttagtttttttattgtcataGGAAGGAAGATATagaatgcatatatttttctttataagaaagaataaaataattctaaattaaacaaactcataaaaataccataaatacaatgaaacaagataaatacattatagtcataataataaatgtctCATGAGCCTTGGTCTTTCCGTGATATCAGAATTTGACTCTATAACAGAATCATGTAggtgattttttcttttcttttttgcaaaacGTCAGTTGGTCAGTTGTTCACTTGATATATAtttgggtgacaaattaaaggaaaaacatgaataaatgagtggagaaacataatgaatgcatatgcttccatacaggtgtactgcatgatacaattaagcaattgaCATCCTaccatgctctgtggcatgcataaaaattctgagcaggcccaggtgaccttgattttggatgaagatggcaagaggaaaagatctaagtgactttgaaaaagGGTTCATTATAAGGGCATGGATGGCaagagcttcagtcacaaataCAACTGAACTGGCTAGTGtctcaataggaacagtgactaaagtgacatctgcatttagatcaatgggaaagacatcagtaagtAGATTAGGAAATTGCGGTCGAAAGCATACATTTGATTATCGTGATACTTGTGCCATAGCGTGATATGCAAGGAAAAACAGACGAAcagctcttcctcaggtgactggtaatgtcaatgcaggacatgatcagactgtgtcagcaagaacagtccattgaCAACTaaatagagagggatattatagtatggttgcagtgcataaacccctcgtTACaatgacaaatgcacatttgagagttcagtggtgcaaaaactaTAGGCACTGATCTACATACCTCTTCTTTTTATAATATTAAAAGAAGAGGTATGATTCAAAGtacatgaaaatgcaaacatacCCTATGGGAAACTGACTAGATGGGTCACttataaacaaaatgtgtgcaCATTTACAACAATTTCAATTTGGGAAAATCACACACATTCTTGCACAATCTGTGGAGACATATACTTTTATTATAATCAAAAATAGTAGCGtcagaatttaaattttataacCTGCACTTTATGCACACCAATATCCACGGCTTTCGAAATGGAACAGAGCAGAACTATCCAGatacacagcacactgcagacaaGTTAAAGGTTGGTGGCAATAGCTACTGATTGTGACAAACTGTGTCAATGTGTTACTTTTCCTCAAAATGTATGCTATCTGCTTCTTGCAAGTCTTGCACAGTGTCTTGGGTAGAGCGGTTGCCCTCCTCTTCAGGAGGCCAAATGTCTGCCTCATGCTGGTCTGTGATCTCAGCAGGCTCTTTCCCTTGTTGAGCCACTCCTGTTACAAACAAATCGCAAGCGAGCCCCGTCTCAGGTTCAGGTGCACTGTCTCTGTTCAGCATGGCACCTTTAGCATCATGGCACCCTATAGTGTGGCATGAGCAGTCTGCAATATCTTCCTCCATGTCTGCCCCTCCACCTTCAGGCGTACTGCAGGTGTTTCTCTCCATGTCGATTTTTTCATATCTGGCATCCTTATTCACATCCTTGTTCTCTGCCATGAGCCCAATGTCCCGATTACCTTTAGTTTGGTTAGTGTCACTGCAACACTCAACACTCCTTACGATCTCTACAGTAACACGTTTTTGCTTCCCCTCTTTCACATTACTATGCGCCATTGCACCCAGACATACAAGGTCCTCCATTTCTCCCTCACCACtgacaacagaaacaaattCTCCATCCTCACCCCTCCCCAGGTCTGTTTCAACTGTAGGCGTGTTGTCTGTTTCTCCAACCAGAGCTGTCTCATCTGAATCTCCAAAGCATTCCTTAGCATGACCGAGTTCAATCAAGGCTGATGTCTTCCCATAACTCTCAGTCTCTTCTGCCTCTGGTAATTCCTCTGAGCTACCACACATTTTATTCTCACAACTGAGcgatatttgatttatttgctttgtttcaATTTCCACTCTCATTTCATTGtctttcaccccctccccaatatCCTCACCtgttctctcttccccctctttctccctccccatAATCACAGTGTCCCTGGAGGTGTGGCTGTCAGAACTACTGCAGGACAATGTGTCATCATCCACTTGCCCACCTATCTCCTCCTCCCCTTGCCTTTCCTCTTGCAGCCCCACCCTTTCTCCTAATAGCTTAGTATCTGGCATCACTGTATTCCCTCGTCCTTCCAGAGCAGTGATTTCTTCTGATTGATCTATTGAGTTGTCAGTGGAATCCTCTTCCAATACCTCTTGATTCTGAGGTGCCATCAGTACTGTGCTCCGGTCTATTTCTCTCTTGCGTACCAGATCAATTGGTGCTTCCTTGACTTCTCCGTCCTCACCCACATTCTCTGGATTATCCCAGagttcccctccctcctcctcctcattctctGAGTCGGGGGCTGTGTGTCTGCGAATACGGTAGACGGCATCCCAGAGGGATTTAGGGTACTGAGGCTCCTCTCTCTGAATAGGAGACAGACTCTGGGGAGGAAGTAATGTTTCTACTGGTGTCTCAAGACTTTGGTGTTCAGAGTTTGAGAATACATCAAGGGGGAGAGAAGAACTGGAAGTACAGTGAGgaacaaagggagagagaggaggagaaggaaagtGGGTAAGTGAGTTAGAGTCCTGGGGATGGTTGGAGGAGCATACAGTGCACAACGGAGAGTGAGGTCTTGAAGAAGAGCAAGTGCATGAGGCAGACCTAGAGAGAGAACAACAGgaagcagtgtgtgagagaggagagggcacTTGCAACAGATCATTAGTGGGAGACCCAGACAGAGGCAAGGAGAAGCTGAGAGGAGGCATTAGAGTGGGAGTCttaggaggtgtgtgtgggggagagtcAAAATAAGAAGGAGCCAGACAGAGGTTCTCAGAAAGTGATGGCAAACCATGACTGTCCTTCAAATGACTAGAGGCATCCTGGTTGACTTGAGAATCGAAAGATACCCTTTCCTCTGAGTTAGTCTCTTGCATGACGATGCCTTGTATTTCAGTGCAAATATCAGCCTTGTCCTCCACAGATGACTCATGCATGTCAGTATGTTGTATGGATTTCGGCTCTTCGACTTGGCTGCATCTCTCTTCCATTTCCATACCAGGGGTATTTTCCCCACCTAACTGCAGGTTCTCCTCTGCAGTGTCACTATCTTGCAAATAGTTCTGATCCTCATCTTGTTCTCCTTCATGTGTTGCTTCTGACCCTCGTTCCATGGAAGGTAGATCAGAAGAGGACTGTTGCATCTCACCAGTATCGTGTACTGCAGAATCAGGGGGTGGTTCCTTTGACTTTGTCTCTTCAACACTGGAGCCCAGGAGGGGAATCCCTAGGATCCTCACAGCCCTCTCCTCCAGGGTCTCATTAGCAGGAATCACTGGACTGAGCAAGCTGGAATTAGGGAATTCACTTGGTCCCTCTGCTTCAATGGCACTGATGCTGCTGGATACATCTGCCTCTGAAGGACTTTTATGCAGGAGAGTTACATTTTCTTCATTGTCTGGCTCTTGGGACTGCAACTCCTGTTTCCCTaactctccctctgtttcttccCAACTTTTTTGCGATAGGATGTCCTGTGGTAAAATATCTGATTCCTGTTCAGATGTGACAGCAGGGTTATTATTTATGATTCCTGTGTTGTTAAGAGGGCCAGGGTTTTGACTCTGAACTTCAGATGGATACTGGACATGCTCTTTTTTAGGGGGGGAGATGAACTCTGCTCTCACAATAACACAGGTGGCATCAATGATGAAAATGCCCCTGCTTCCATCAGATATGGCGTCTTCCTTGTGCTCCAGCATACTCTCCTCAGTGGTATAACCACATATAGTACTAGTTGAATCATCTTGATTATGGatcagacctccagctgccccaCTCTGTTGCTCCCAGCTCCCTTTAATGCATTGGCAGGTAGGATTAGTATTCACTTGAGCCACAAGACTAGGCTCCTTCCATAAAGGGAACTTAATTGAACCATGGGGTTGTTCCACTCTCTTGCCCATTTCAGGAGCTGCTCTAGCTTGAGGGCTCTTAGTCTTGGAACCTTCAGTGTCCTCAGTATTTACAAGGCTTTGGCAGTTTGTCTCCCTTGTCTGGTACCTTGGTCCAGTCTGAATAGCCCGAAATAgctcctctctgtgtgcagcTTCCTGTTCATTCCCAGTGTAGGTGTGAACAGCCGGGGAGCTGGAGCTGCCGCTCATCTTTGGGAGAGGGGTCCATAAAGGAGGCGCTCTGCTTGAAGAGCTGAACTGATGCTGATCTGT is a window of Anguilla anguilla isolate fAngAng1 chromosome 13, fAngAng1.pri, whole genome shotgun sequence DNA encoding:
- the si:ch211-159e12.5 gene encoding uncharacterized protein si:ch211-159e12.5 — translated: MEYWTGNQRQPSLYSKYGTVPGQNLSHVYREKQRTPHSQQPLYERDLSREMNWWTAPGSRTGWVLRDHTNRTGVQPSDFPFALDSQPRSQGFSNQQGRERAEREWARAEMERAHKEQERERRVQREGWGRRWEPCSPFRYRRDCKRSMSDSSHRELEAWASRYCHSLPRKRRMEAEMWGAQGFQRVQAQERERLTQWVGRDGSVDLQSTYPPPTWNSPMRGWRQEEERQPAVPFRPPQSPFLKKSGEKNRKENELSYLQRVSSLPPSYNPPPPYSAPHYSLLETLQPHKYAMKDTVSYVKPNLVQQHEQEGNYGMLVASVKQEGHRDVMGQQGEEAWMEEWNNRKQLDLHHRQGHGDNKTRNGSPLPPKPLLDSTAQSPYQGQPEITPELKEQTLPDASKGVKAKLRKKRGRETVFCLVSRLGGLAGLSSSPEDPLQPISLPLFGVPNLTGTAGSETGVLRSEGRGEGSTGFQLADEIDSKVTDQHQFSSSSRAPPLWTPLPKMSGSSSSPAVHTYTGNEQEAAHREELFRAIQTGPRYQTRETNCQSLVNTEDTEGSKTKSPQARAAPEMGKRVEQPHGSIKFPLWKEPSLVAQVNTNPTCQCIKGSWEQQSGAAGGLIHNQDDSTSTICGYTTEESMLEHKEDAISDGSRGIFIIDATCVIVRAEFISPPKKEHVQYPSEVQSQNPGPLNNTGIINNNPAVTSEQESDILPQDILSQKSWEETEGELGKQELQSQEPDNEENVTLLHKSPSEADVSSSISAIEAEGPSEFPNSSLLSPVIPANETLEERAVRILGIPLLGSSVEETKSKEPPPDSAVHDTGEMQQSSSDLPSMERGSEATHEGEQDEDQNYLQDSDTAEENLQLGGENTPGMEMEERCSQVEEPKSIQHTDMHESSVEDKADICTEIQGIVMQETNSEERVSFDSQVNQDASSHLKDSHGLPSLSENLCLAPSYFDSPPHTPPKTPTLMPPLSFSLPLSGSPTNDLLQVPSPLSHTASCCSLSRSASCTCSSSRPHSPLCTVCSSNHPQDSNSLTHFPSPPLSPFVPHCTSSSSLPLDVFSNSEHQSLETPVETLLPPQSLSPIQREEPQYPKSLWDAVYRIRRHTAPDSENEEEEGGELWDNPENVGEDGEVKEAPIDLVRKREIDRSTVLMAPQNQEVLEEDSTDNSIDQSEEITALEGRGNTVMPDTKLLGERVGLQEERQGEEEIGGQVDDDTLSCSSSDSHTSRDTVIMGREKEGEERTGEDIGEGVKDNEMRVEIETKQINQISLSCENKMCGSSEELPEAEETESYGKTSALIELGHAKECFGDSDETALVGETDNTPTVETDLGRGEDGEFVSVVSGEGEMEDLVCLGAMAHSNVKEGKQKRVTVEIVRSVECCSDTNQTKGNRDIGLMAENKDVNKDARYEKIDMERNTCSTPEGGGADMEEDIADCSCHTIGCHDAKGAMLNRDSAPEPETGLACDLFVTGVAQQGKEPAEITDQHEADIWPPEEEGNRSTQDTVQDLQEADSIHFEEK